The following coding sequences lie in one Streptomyces lydicus genomic window:
- a CDS encoding tetratricopeptide repeat protein, which translates to MTAPSTPKKPRKSPNLALRGWLKRSGMTYEEVAIGLRQIAARNGRRDLAPGRSRIGHWANDGEQPREPIPSYLAHILTHACRLTTPLTPADLNMNQIDSQVISTLCDLCDPSASLPTPGLAGDPTKRRTALTLIGGTALTPLMAPSAASAGTVHAYAQHAAATELAPGEPEELELAVQHLGAAYSAQPPRDLWRDAAAHRHRAFTLLHDHRHTLREGRDLSRHAGMLSVILAWIAHDLGRTDLVEAFCIDAGEQAKQADAPEVHAWAEDVRCTDALYDGRDLDALTAATRGLAVAPRNSDAAVRLTAQLARTQAKLGNSEAFADAAGRAHRFQERLPLHGKGLFGVDAVRIVSYDASSHRWLGDNHSARKAATEAIDFYKAMPNGHQAPTRLAIAQLDLALAHTALGEPDAAIVAARQALSSDRLVHSVLGRAKHLDHRLRLRYPTLPLVTSFSEEVHALTA; encoded by the coding sequence GTGACCGCCCCGAGCACGCCCAAGAAGCCGCGAAAATCCCCCAACCTGGCCCTGCGGGGCTGGCTCAAGCGCTCGGGGATGACCTACGAAGAAGTGGCGATCGGACTCAGGCAGATCGCCGCAAGGAACGGCCGCCGCGATCTGGCGCCGGGCCGGAGCCGCATCGGACACTGGGCCAATGACGGCGAACAGCCCCGCGAACCGATCCCCTCCTACCTGGCCCACATCCTCACCCACGCGTGCCGCCTGACGACCCCGCTCACCCCAGCCGACCTGAACATGAACCAGATCGACAGCCAGGTCATCAGCACCTTATGTGACTTATGTGACCCCTCCGCGTCGCTCCCGACGCCCGGCCTAGCAGGTGATCCCACGAAACGACGCACCGCCCTCACTCTCATCGGCGGCACCGCCCTTACCCCCCTGATGGCCCCAAGTGCCGCCAGCGCCGGTACCGTCCACGCCTATGCCCAGCACGCGGCAGCCACCGAACTTGCCCCCGGGGAACCGGAAGAACTAGAACTCGCCGTCCAGCACCTCGGCGCCGCCTACTCCGCCCAACCGCCCCGCGATTTGTGGCGCGACGCCGCAGCCCACCGCCACCGCGCCTTCACCCTCCTCCACGACCACCGCCACACCCTGCGCGAAGGCCGTGACCTCTCCCGCCATGCCGGAATGCTCTCGGTCATCCTGGCCTGGATCGCCCACGACCTCGGCCGGACGGACTTGGTCGAAGCCTTCTGCATTGACGCAGGGGAACAGGCCAAACAAGCCGACGCTCCGGAGGTGCATGCCTGGGCGGAAGACGTGCGGTGCACTGACGCCCTCTACGACGGCCGCGACCTCGACGCACTCACCGCAGCCACCCGGGGCCTCGCCGTCGCGCCACGCAACAGCGACGCCGCCGTCCGCCTGACCGCCCAACTCGCCCGCACCCAAGCGAAGCTGGGCAACAGTGAAGCCTTCGCAGACGCAGCCGGCCGAGCCCATCGATTCCAAGAGCGCCTCCCCCTTCACGGCAAGGGGCTCTTCGGCGTCGACGCCGTCCGCATCGTTTCGTACGACGCCTCGTCTCACCGCTGGCTCGGCGACAATCACAGCGCCCGCAAGGCCGCAACTGAGGCCATCGACTTCTACAAGGCCATGCCCAACGGTCACCAGGCGCCTACACGGTTGGCCATCGCCCAACTCGACCTCGCCCTTGCCCACACCGCGCTCGGCGAGCCCGATGCGGCCATCGTCGCAGCCCGCCAAGCCCTCTCCAGCGACCGGCTCGTCCACTCCGTCCTCGGCCGCGCCAAGCATCTCGATCACCGTCTCCGCCTGCGATACCCCACTCTGCCGCTGGTCACCTCCTTCAGCGAAGAAGTCCACGCCCTCACGGCATGA
- a CDS encoding non-ribosomal peptide synthetase, whose protein sequence is MTISATTLRQAPNLTAAFEQACRLHPDRVAIRDQGESMTYRQLARRVQEIAAGLATLSPRPAAGSLAAVALEPGTDAVCAILATLATGAAYLPLDATAPDSYLTGLLKDAQPRAVIARGPTAARLGATAVDIDELAARGRDHRGPLPGTSAGGQDPAYVIFTSGSTGQPKGVLLPHTAMLHSTAARVGAYGVPDRVPLLHSPAVDVYSGVLFWALLTGATLVIGPGGLRDVPATVALLHDEKITDLVYLASLYPAFLDYAALQPPDTLRRVMIGSDRWSESVIDRHAALLPQVSLHNEYGPSEAAVWTSHACVWDGAAGRRTPLTIGRPVPATGYLLLDHDRQPLGAGERGELYITGAQLALGYLGRSELTAERFVTLPGGERAYRTGDLAETTVCGDFVFAGRTDRQLKVQGHRIEPAQIESVLMSHPAVGLAHVLARTDAGPGKVLTAYLTPRADGVRPDAEDVCMLAAEHLPAHMVPSAWVIADDLPRTRGGKINEAALPAPQAPDVPADGRDAPCDALEADLAEMMGQILACPPPGVTLRLTDAGASSLALMQLAASIARDHQVVLPASVLFAEPTIRQIAAHVRAAQPTDRPELAPVRHSTKGTPLSWQQRQIWFLGQLAPNSLAYNTQCSLHLDGDLDVRALEEALSHVVARHEILRTTFHAPGDEPVQVVHAPWTVKLDPVDLTAVPEADRDQSLKRHVAEQTRTVFDTGRLPLVRWHLYRLGERAWTLFQVEHHFVHDGWSANVLLAEIRDAYAAYACGRAPQLPALQVQYRDWAAWQRAWNGTEDYAAQRAYWQRHLDGVPAHGVTFAPDAPRPARQTFDGACLRASLPADTLDALDAVCRAQGITRFALFLTAFELLVHQHTGEDDFVIGSALANRRQAQTAPLLGMFVNALPLRLRVGEKETIAQVAQHTMTVLLGAQDHQEFPLVEIIKDLGLPRDPARNPLFQLMFAFHNTPRPAFDAAGVTGHLHIDHNRSAKNDLNVVLVPRPPAAGSARAHDGVDILWEYNTDLFTADSALALLESFGRMLTTLADPGLWDQPATALDALDPVQSQRIAKLAAGASLPPAHPTLHAGVGARISISPDAVAVVHGDRRVTYQELDHAAVAVEVQLDALGITPGTRVAVACGPGPDHVTACLAILRRGASYVCVDPGEPAARLAQLLADARPAALVCSRRTAATVRATAHGVPLVVVGQAPPRSIAGALKAAQVAGEDAAYLVYTSGSTGRPKAVVATHTNAVTALTARTAHFGSAPARTLITLPLQFDVATSMIFFTLWNGGTVVFPDQEDPRDPAAVRALIEQQQVNHVNFVASYYRHFLTALPPGWTGPLRAVAIGGDPCSATLVREHADRLPGVTLDNEYGPTETTVWCAASRVHHPHQPDTDSPVTIGRPLANYALYVVDDQLRPRPVGARGELVVAGPGVCAGYLERPELTAQRFITPQTGPLSGTRLYRTGDEGRLRADGTFEVFGRLDDQVKIRGYRIELGEVRQRLETHPAVSAAHIMADHDTDPAGRLIAYTAAPGAPKALAEELRAWAGASLPAYMVPARVMVLDRLPLTATGKVDRAALPRPRPEHAAAPAAASPVEGTVIAVWRELLGHDRIGPDDGWFALGGDSLTAIKATARLREQGMEIEVGQFLQAQTVRTLASLIGQPGPGPVAAVRRPGGTEVPLTPIQAWFFDQDFAEPHHFNQARLFDVPADVPPHALQAALTAVTGRHEAFRTRFTRGTSGWKALLDDEVPAVALAEHNVDAAATGPDRQVLDQLHRGLHPQQGPLWAAALFTDPVGGRRWLQLVAHHLIVDAVSWDILARDLPRALAHPATPLPAAPGITAPAAMPGDEETAYWAAHAAADKPVLGDADAGRAPRGKLDHHTIALSAHATAHLLELAQRGRATVPALLLAALHRALKPITRGECLYAFVEGHGRDDLATADQLVGWFTSLYPVLLREPAEGQEDGEHLLATAEAFRAQLAAVPRGGAGYATTRYLHPGSPLGSRLAAAGQPEITFNYLGHHTSDPKAAASVRALSHPAGETIGADNVLPTALHVTAAVHEGLSLRVHFTFDSGFFAPGAIDAASGHIRDELERTARVEPLNTRPYGIGRSRRRHFLVHPVDGQVHWYIPLAQTLGRVGWDSYGLSADTEPEAAVGIPELAARYVERIRRVQPTGPYTLTGWSFGAAVAYEMTRLLQEAGDRVSCLVLLDPPPLPAGGPGVLADQIMALLPDRPTEQVARAAACALTAPADEQLAQLMASLHLTAPGDAFVLTRLEMLLRHHRALTVWTPTGMVEQLHLVQPAATATAAQHYDRWLAHGRTTAHSIAPGDHRSMLYGDALDDLATLYSDSPVGTE, encoded by the coding sequence GTGACCATCAGCGCGACCACCTTGCGGCAGGCTCCGAACCTGACAGCCGCGTTTGAGCAGGCATGCCGCCTCCACCCCGACCGGGTCGCGATCCGCGACCAGGGCGAGTCGATGACCTACCGGCAGCTCGCCCGCCGGGTGCAGGAGATCGCCGCCGGCCTGGCCACCCTCTCCCCGCGGCCCGCCGCTGGTTCACTGGCCGCCGTGGCGCTGGAGCCGGGAACCGACGCCGTCTGCGCCATCCTGGCCACGCTCGCCACCGGCGCCGCGTACCTTCCCCTGGACGCCACCGCCCCCGACAGCTACCTGACCGGCCTGCTCAAGGACGCCCAGCCTAGGGCCGTGATCGCCCGAGGGCCGACAGCGGCCCGCCTGGGCGCAACGGCGGTGGACATCGACGAACTCGCCGCCCGCGGCCGCGACCACAGGGGCCCTTTACCCGGCACCTCCGCGGGCGGCCAGGATCCGGCGTACGTCATCTTCACCTCCGGCTCCACCGGCCAACCCAAGGGCGTGCTGCTCCCGCACACCGCGATGCTGCACTCCACCGCGGCCCGAGTAGGCGCCTACGGCGTGCCCGACCGGGTGCCGCTGCTGCACTCGCCGGCCGTCGACGTGTACTCAGGTGTGCTGTTCTGGGCGCTACTGACCGGCGCCACCCTGGTGATCGGCCCCGGCGGGCTGCGCGACGTACCCGCCACGGTGGCACTGCTCCACGACGAGAAGATCACCGATCTCGTGTACCTCGCCTCGCTCTACCCCGCCTTCCTGGACTACGCCGCCCTCCAGCCGCCAGACACCCTGCGCCGCGTCATGATCGGCAGTGACCGGTGGAGCGAGAGCGTCATCGACCGGCACGCCGCGCTGTTGCCTCAGGTGTCGCTGCACAACGAGTACGGGCCGAGCGAAGCGGCGGTGTGGACCAGCCATGCCTGTGTCTGGGACGGCGCCGCCGGCCGCCGCACCCCGCTCACCATCGGCCGGCCCGTCCCCGCAACCGGCTACCTGCTCCTCGACCACGACCGACAGCCTCTCGGGGCGGGGGAGCGGGGCGAGTTGTACATCACGGGTGCCCAGCTGGCGCTGGGCTACCTGGGCCGCAGCGAGTTGACCGCCGAGCGGTTCGTCACCCTGCCCGGTGGTGAGCGTGCCTATCGCACCGGTGATCTGGCCGAGACCACCGTCTGCGGGGACTTCGTCTTCGCCGGCCGCACGGACCGGCAGCTGAAGGTGCAGGGCCACCGGATCGAGCCGGCGCAGATCGAATCGGTCCTGATGAGCCACCCGGCCGTCGGCCTGGCCCATGTCCTTGCCCGCACCGACGCCGGGCCCGGCAAGGTACTGACCGCCTATCTCACCCCGCGGGCCGACGGTGTTCGCCCCGACGCCGAGGACGTCTGCATGCTCGCCGCCGAGCATCTGCCCGCCCACATGGTCCCCTCGGCCTGGGTCATCGCCGATGATCTCCCGCGCACGAGAGGCGGGAAGATCAACGAGGCTGCGCTGCCCGCTCCCCAAGCCCCGGACGTCCCCGCCGACGGCCGGGACGCACCGTGCGACGCCTTGGAAGCGGACCTTGCCGAGATGATGGGACAGATCCTCGCCTGCCCACCGCCGGGGGTGACTCTGCGGCTGACCGACGCCGGGGCAAGCTCCCTGGCCCTGATGCAGCTCGCCGCCTCCATCGCCCGCGATCACCAGGTGGTGCTGCCGGCCAGCGTCCTGTTCGCCGAACCCACCATCCGGCAGATCGCCGCCCACGTGAGGGCCGCCCAGCCCACGGACCGGCCCGAGCTCGCACCCGTGCGCCACTCGACGAAGGGGACGCCGCTGAGCTGGCAGCAGCGGCAGATCTGGTTCCTGGGCCAGCTCGCCCCCAACTCCCTGGCCTACAATACCCAGTGCTCACTCCACCTGGACGGCGATCTGGACGTCCGTGCGCTGGAGGAAGCACTGTCGCATGTGGTGGCGCGGCACGAGATCCTGCGCACCACCTTCCACGCCCCGGGCGACGAGCCCGTCCAGGTCGTCCACGCCCCGTGGACGGTGAAGCTGGACCCAGTCGACCTCACCGCCGTGCCGGAAGCCGACCGCGACCAGTCGCTCAAACGGCACGTCGCCGAGCAGACCCGCACCGTTTTCGACACCGGCCGGCTGCCGCTGGTGCGCTGGCACCTGTACCGGCTCGGCGAACGGGCCTGGACGCTGTTCCAGGTCGAGCATCACTTCGTGCACGACGGCTGGTCGGCGAACGTGCTGCTGGCCGAGATCCGCGACGCCTACGCCGCCTACGCCTGCGGCCGCGCCCCACAGTTGCCCGCGCTGCAGGTGCAGTACCGCGACTGGGCAGCATGGCAACGGGCCTGGAACGGCACCGAGGACTACGCCGCACAGCGCGCCTACTGGCAGCGCCACCTCGACGGGGTGCCCGCGCACGGGGTGACGTTCGCCCCGGATGCGCCGCGCCCGGCACGTCAAACCTTCGACGGCGCATGCCTGCGCGCCAGCCTGCCGGCGGACACGCTCGATGCCCTCGACGCGGTGTGTAGGGCGCAGGGCATCACCCGGTTCGCGCTGTTCCTGACCGCGTTCGAGCTGTTGGTGCACCAGCACACCGGCGAGGACGACTTCGTGATCGGCTCTGCCCTGGCCAACCGGCGCCAGGCCCAGACCGCGCCGCTGCTGGGGATGTTCGTCAACGCCCTGCCACTGCGTCTGCGCGTGGGCGAGAAAGAGACGATCGCCCAGGTGGCCCAGCACACGATGACGGTGCTGCTGGGCGCGCAGGATCACCAGGAGTTCCCGCTGGTCGAGATCATCAAGGATCTCGGTCTGCCGCGTGATCCGGCCCGCAACCCGCTCTTCCAGCTGATGTTCGCCTTCCACAACACCCCGCGGCCCGCTTTCGACGCCGCCGGGGTAACCGGGCATCTGCACATCGACCACAACCGCTCGGCGAAGAACGACCTCAACGTCGTCCTTGTGCCCCGCCCGCCCGCCGCCGGGTCGGCACGCGCCCACGACGGGGTCGACATCCTGTGGGAGTACAACACCGACCTGTTCACCGCCGACAGCGCCCTCGCCCTGCTGGAGAGCTTCGGCCGGATGCTCACCACGCTGGCCGACCCGGGCCTGTGGGACCAGCCGGCCACCGCCCTCGACGCCCTCGATCCTGTGCAGTCCCAGCGGATCGCCAAGCTGGCCGCCGGCGCCTCCCTCCCTCCGGCGCACCCCACACTGCACGCCGGAGTCGGCGCACGGATCTCGATTTCTCCAGACGCGGTGGCCGTGGTGCACGGCGATCGCCGCGTCACCTACCAGGAGCTGGATCACGCGGCCGTGGCCGTCGAAGTGCAGCTCGACGCGCTCGGCATCACCCCCGGGACGCGGGTGGCCGTCGCCTGCGGGCCCGGCCCCGACCACGTCACCGCCTGCTTGGCCATCCTGCGACGCGGCGCCTCCTACGTGTGCGTAGACCCCGGCGAACCGGCTGCCCGTCTCGCCCAGCTCCTGGCCGACGCCCGGCCCGCCGCCCTGGTGTGCTCCCGTCGCACAGCGGCCACGGTGCGCGCCACGGCCCACGGGGTGCCGCTGGTCGTTGTCGGCCAGGCGCCGCCCCGCTCCATTGCGGGAGCGTTGAAAGCGGCGCAGGTGGCGGGCGAGGATGCGGCGTACCTCGTCTACACGTCCGGGTCGACCGGCAGGCCGAAGGCGGTCGTGGCCACGCACACCAACGCGGTCACCGCGCTGACCGCCCGCACCGCGCACTTCGGGTCCGCGCCGGCCCGCACCCTGATCACGCTGCCGCTCCAGTTCGACGTCGCCACCTCGATGATCTTCTTCACGCTGTGGAACGGCGGAACTGTGGTCTTCCCCGACCAGGAGGACCCCCGTGACCCGGCGGCCGTCCGGGCCCTGATCGAACAGCAACAGGTCAACCACGTGAACTTCGTGGCCTCCTACTACCGGCACTTCCTCACCGCCCTCCCGCCCGGGTGGACCGGGCCGCTGCGTGCCGTGGCGATCGGCGGCGATCCCTGTTCGGCCACGCTGGTGCGCGAGCACGCCGACCGCCTGCCCGGCGTCACTCTGGACAACGAGTACGGGCCCACCGAGACCACCGTGTGGTGCGCCGCCTCCCGCGTCCACCACCCCCACCAGCCGGATACGGACTCCCCGGTCACGATCGGCCGGCCACTGGCGAACTACGCCCTCTACGTCGTCGACGACCAACTGCGCCCAAGGCCGGTCGGGGCCCGCGGTGAACTGGTGGTCGCCGGCCCCGGCGTCTGTGCTGGCTACCTGGAACGTCCCGAACTGACCGCCCAGCGCTTCATCACCCCGCAGACCGGGCCGCTGTCCGGGACCAGGCTGTACCGGACCGGCGACGAGGGGCGGCTGCGGGCCGACGGCACGTTCGAGGTCTTCGGGCGCCTGGACGATCAGGTGAAGATCCGCGGGTACCGCATCGAACTCGGTGAGGTCCGCCAGCGCCTGGAAACCCACCCCGCAGTGTCCGCCGCCCACATCATGGCCGACCACGACACCGATCCGGCCGGGCGTCTGATCGCCTACACGGCCGCGCCCGGGGCGCCGAAAGCCCTCGCCGAGGAACTGCGCGCATGGGCCGGAGCGAGTCTGCCCGCGTACATGGTGCCGGCGCGCGTGATGGTCCTGGACCGGCTGCCGCTCACGGCGACAGGGAAAGTCGACCGGGCGGCGCTGCCCCGCCCCCGCCCTGAGCACGCCGCCGCACCGGCCGCGGCCAGCCCGGTGGAGGGGACGGTTATCGCCGTGTGGCGTGAGCTCCTCGGCCACGACCGGATCGGTCCGGACGACGGATGGTTCGCGCTCGGCGGTGACTCCCTCACCGCCATCAAAGCCACGGCCCGGCTGCGCGAGCAGGGCATGGAGATCGAGGTCGGACAGTTCCTGCAGGCCCAAACTGTCCGTACCCTCGCGTCGCTCATCGGCCAGCCCGGCCCAGGCCCGGTAGCTGCCGTACGGCGCCCGGGCGGCACCGAGGTGCCGCTGACACCGATTCAGGCGTGGTTCTTCGACCAGGACTTCGCCGAGCCGCACCACTTCAACCAGGCCCGCCTGTTCGACGTCCCGGCCGATGTTCCGCCACACGCGCTGCAGGCGGCGCTGACCGCCGTCACCGGCCGGCACGAAGCCTTCCGTACCCGCTTCACCCGTGGCACCTCCGGATGGAAGGCCCTTCTGGACGACGAAGTCCCGGCCGTGGCGCTGGCCGAGCACAACGTGGACGCCGCTGCGACCGGACCTGACCGGCAGGTCCTGGACCAGCTACATCGCGGCCTGCACCCACAGCAGGGCCCGTTGTGGGCCGCTGCCCTGTTCACCGACCCGGTCGGCGGCCGCCGCTGGCTGCAGCTCGTGGCCCACCATCTCATCGTCGACGCCGTCTCCTGGGACATCCTCGCCCGCGACCTGCCGCGCGCCCTCGCCCATCCGGCCACGCCGCTGCCCGCCGCGCCCGGCATCACCGCGCCCGCCGCCATGCCGGGGGACGAGGAGACCGCGTACTGGGCCGCACACGCGGCAGCCGATAAACCGGTCCTCGGCGATGCGGACGCCGGGCGGGCACCACGCGGCAAGCTCGACCACCACACCATCGCTCTGTCCGCGCACGCGACCGCGCACCTCCTCGAACTCGCACAGCGCGGCCGAGCCACCGTCCCCGCCCTGCTGCTCGCTGCCCTGCACCGGGCCCTGAAGCCGATCACACGGGGGGAGTGCCTGTACGCCTTCGTCGAGGGGCATGGCCGGGACGATCTGGCCACCGCCGACCAGCTCGTCGGCTGGTTCACCAGCCTCTATCCAGTGCTGCTGCGCGAACCCGCAGAAGGCCAAGAAGACGGCGAGCACCTGCTGGCGACCGCGGAGGCCTTCCGCGCACAACTCGCGGCCGTGCCGCGCGGCGGCGCCGGCTACGCCACCACCCGCTACCTCCACCCCGGCTCCCCACTCGGCTCGCGGCTGGCCGCCGCCGGCCAGCCGGAGATCACCTTCAACTACCTCGGCCACCACACAAGTGACCCCAAGGCTGCGGCTTCAGTACGTGCGCTGTCTCATCCGGCTGGCGAGACGATCGGCGCGGACAACGTCCTGCCCACCGCCCTCCACGTAACCGCCGCCGTCCACGAGGGCCTGTCCCTGCGGGTGCACTTCACCTTCGACTCCGGCTTCTTCGCGCCCGGCGCCATCGACGCCGCGAGCGGACACATACGGGATGAACTGGAGCGCACCGCCCGTGTGGAGCCGCTGAACACACGGCCCTACGGCATCGGACGAAGCCGGCGGCGGCACTTCCTCGTCCATCCGGTCGACGGTCAGGTCCACTGGTACATCCCCCTGGCGCAGACCCTCGGCCGCGTCGGCTGGGACAGCTACGGCCTGAGCGCCGACACCGAACCCGAAGCGGCCGTTGGCATCCCGGAGTTGGCCGCCCGGTACGTGGAACGCATCCGGCGGGTCCAGCCGACCGGCCCGTACACCCTCACCGGATGGTCGTTCGGCGCAGCCGTCGCCTACGAGATGACCCGCCTCCTTCAGGAGGCCGGGGATCGCGTGTCGTGCTTGGTGCTGCTCGACCCGCCCCCACTGCCCGCAGGCGGGCCCGGAGTCCTGGCCGATCAGATCATGGCCCTGCTCCCGGATCGGCCCACCGAGCAGGTAGCCCGTGCGGCTGCCTGCGCGCTCACCGCACCCGCCGACGAGCAACTGGCCCAGCTCATGGCCTCCCTCCATCTCACCGCTCCCGGGGACGCCTTCGTCCTGACCCGGCTGGAGATGCTGCTGCGCCACCACCGGGCCCTTACCGTCTGGACACCCACCGGGATGGTGGAGCAGCTCCACTTGGTCCAGCCCGCCGCCACCGCCACCGCCGCCCAGCACTACGACCGGTGGCTCGCGCACGGCCGGACCACGGCCCACAGCATCGCGCCCGGGGACCACCGCTCCATGCTCTACGGCGACGCACTCGACGACCTGGCCACGCTGTACAGCGACAGCCCGGTGGGGACAGAGTGA
- a CDS encoding DUF6875 domain-containing protein: protein MRPHAMRYPFEPGSLTDAEGAPALFSRYPMYGQALEWLDRFVIQPHPDLGRPGAVCPRLAPALRRNLVRLVAIRTASVSVDEAVDKGSALAGLYEDLFTEPEAFRAGALLAFFPDVPPQAAPEFIDGGHSRLRMDFVARGLMIGEFHPLSTVTSVRNPEFAVMRCPVPMFAVRALTRHDLLFLDRPDSPAWERAQYLKHLLHHLGDQFSGADLDRIHAGIAASEGQK from the coding sequence GTGCGCCCGCACGCTATGCGCTACCCCTTCGAGCCCGGATCACTGACCGACGCCGAAGGCGCACCGGCCCTGTTCAGCCGCTACCCGATGTACGGCCAGGCGCTGGAGTGGCTGGACAGATTCGTCATCCAGCCGCACCCCGACCTCGGCAGGCCCGGCGCGGTCTGCCCGCGGCTCGCCCCGGCGCTGCGCCGCAACCTCGTCCGCCTGGTCGCGATCCGGACCGCTTCGGTGTCGGTGGACGAAGCGGTGGACAAGGGCAGCGCCTTGGCTGGCCTCTATGAGGATCTGTTCACCGAACCGGAGGCCTTCCGGGCCGGCGCGTTGCTGGCGTTCTTCCCCGACGTGCCGCCGCAGGCCGCGCCGGAGTTCATCGACGGCGGGCACTCACGGTTGCGGATGGATTTCGTGGCCCGCGGACTGATGATCGGCGAGTTCCATCCGCTCAGCACCGTGACCAGTGTGCGCAACCCCGAGTTCGCGGTGATGCGTTGCCCGGTACCGATGTTCGCTGTACGGGCCTTGACCCGACACGACCTGTTGTTCCTGGACCGCCCCGACTCCCCGGCCTGGGAGCGGGCGCAATACCTCAAGCACCTGCTGCACCACCTCGGCGACCAGTTCTCCGGCGCTGACCTCGATCGCATTCACGCCGGCATCGCAGCCTCGGAGGGCCAGAAGTGA
- a CDS encoding TauD/TfdA dioxygenase family protein yields MNRLSVVPLAGHIGAQVEGVDLSEPLDEPTRAEIWAAVLAHKVLFFPGQQLDHAAHLALGQRFGALTRRPAPHSGAAPDGFPELLTVDTKVPDPRYGVDFEERYRLRWLDYTAGWHTDLTPAVNPPAASILRAERVTSFGGDTQWTNLEAAYAHLSPALRDLADGLRAEHAFFSGCQMLRHDPMDHEVLALNAAHPMVAEHPVVRVHPETGNRSLFVNPTSANRICGFSPAQSRELLALFFEQITRPEFTVRWRWSPGDVAFWDNRSTAHLSPGDAGLAGERRTLYRVTLLGDIPIGPDGTPSAAVAGDPFTALPVRESGVSA; encoded by the coding sequence TTGAACAGGCTGTCCGTCGTACCGCTCGCCGGCCACATCGGCGCCCAGGTCGAGGGCGTTGACCTGAGCGAGCCGTTGGATGAGCCGACCCGCGCCGAGATCTGGGCGGCAGTGCTGGCCCACAAGGTGCTCTTCTTCCCCGGCCAGCAGCTCGACCACGCCGCTCACCTGGCGCTCGGACAGCGATTCGGCGCGCTGACCCGCCGCCCGGCCCCGCACAGCGGAGCCGCGCCGGACGGCTTCCCCGAGCTCCTCACCGTGGATACCAAGGTGCCCGATCCCCGCTACGGGGTGGACTTCGAGGAGAGGTACCGGCTGCGCTGGCTGGACTACACGGCGGGCTGGCACACCGACCTGACCCCGGCGGTGAACCCCCCGGCCGCTTCGATCCTGCGGGCTGAGCGGGTGACCTCGTTCGGCGGCGACACCCAGTGGACGAACCTGGAAGCCGCCTACGCGCACCTGTCCCCGGCCCTACGGGACCTCGCCGACGGGCTGCGCGCCGAGCACGCGTTCTTCTCCGGCTGCCAGATGTTGCGGCACGACCCGATGGATCACGAAGTGCTGGCGCTCAATGCCGCGCACCCGATGGTCGCCGAGCACCCGGTGGTGCGGGTGCACCCGGAGACCGGGAACCGGTCGCTGTTCGTCAACCCGACCTCTGCCAACCGGATCTGCGGCTTCAGCCCGGCCCAGAGCCGCGAACTGCTGGCACTGTTCTTCGAGCAGATCACGCGGCCGGAGTTCACGGTCCGCTGGCGCTGGTCGCCGGGCGACGTCGCGTTCTGGGACAACCGGTCCACCGCGCACCTGAGCCCAGGAGACGCCGGCCTGGCCGGGGAACGGCGCACGCTCTACCGGGTCACGCTGCTGGGCGACATCCCCATCGGCCCGGACGGCACGCCCTCTGCTGCCGTCGCCGGGGACCCGTTCACCGCCCTGCCCGTACGCGAGTCGGGAGTTAGCGCATGA
- a CDS encoding TauD/TfdA dioxygenase family protein, whose amino-acid sequence MTTTNALTIGRVAGHIGADVSGVDLAEPLAPSIVAEIRAALLEHKVLFFRGQDRLDHAGQVAFASRFGQLIARARPQSGGALEAFPQIWTISPQADTAVYGFDHEEHYRSRQHHGIGGWHTDLSTAVNPPAASVLRAETVPSRGGDTQWTNLEAAYEGLPAQLQRFLDGLQAEHTFFAAYDMSPHDEVDRQILEQVNGKAQVAVHPVVRVHPETGRKALFVSPARVNRVLGLNPMENRHLLELLFREVTRPEYTVRFSWERGSVAFWDNRSTAHLGIGDFAHTDEPRALHRVTLLGDKPVGPDGFTSTKTVGRELTACPS is encoded by the coding sequence ATGACGACCACCAACGCCCTCACGATCGGCCGGGTGGCCGGGCACATCGGTGCCGACGTCAGCGGCGTCGATCTGGCCGAGCCGCTGGCGCCGTCGATCGTCGCTGAGATCCGGGCGGCGCTGCTGGAGCACAAGGTCTTGTTCTTCCGTGGCCAGGACCGACTCGACCACGCCGGGCAGGTGGCCTTCGCCAGCCGGTTCGGCCAGTTGATCGCGCGGGCCCGCCCGCAAAGCGGCGGCGCGCTCGAGGCTTTCCCGCAGATCTGGACCATCTCCCCGCAGGCTGATACCGCCGTGTACGGCTTCGATCACGAGGAGCACTACCGCTCCCGGCAGCATCACGGCATCGGCGGATGGCACACGGACCTGTCCACCGCGGTGAACCCGCCGGCTGCCTCCGTGCTGCGCGCCGAGACGGTGCCCTCCCGCGGTGGCGACACCCAGTGGACCAATCTGGAAGCCGCCTACGAGGGGCTCCCGGCGCAGCTCCAGCGGTTCCTGGACGGCCTGCAGGCGGAGCACACCTTCTTCGCCGCGTACGACATGAGCCCGCACGACGAAGTCGACCGGCAGATTCTGGAACAGGTCAACGGAAAGGCGCAGGTCGCCGTCCACCCGGTGGTGCGCGTCCACCCGGAAACCGGGCGAAAGGCACTGTTCGTCAGTCCCGCCCGGGTGAACCGGGTCCTTGGCCTGAACCCGATGGAGAACCGGCACCTGCTGGAGCTGCTCTTCCGCGAGGTCACCCGGCCCGAGTACACGGTGCGCTTCAGCTGGGAGCGCGGCAGCGTCGCCTTCTGGGACAACCGGTCGACCGCCCACCTGGGCATCGGCGACTTCGCCCACACCGATGAGCCCCGGGCCTTGCATCGGGTCACGCTGCTGGGCGACAAGCCGGTCGGGCCGGACGGCTTCACCTCCACGAAGACCGTCGGCCGCGAGCTCACCGCCTGCCCTTCCTAG